A genomic window from Enoplosus armatus isolate fEnoArm2 chromosome 18, fEnoArm2.hap1, whole genome shotgun sequence includes:
- the LOC139301800 gene encoding rab9 effector protein with kelch motifs has translation MALASGHWLEKEMRGEAPSPRHGHSLAVAGNVAFLFGGASSVNREVEPLYFSDFYMLTVSPDDVTWEEIPQSGGVPSAREGHTLCVVKGKLYLFGGASSPDAAECLPGVHSFDIVSLTWDCLAISGVAPRTLRHSSVAVGDNIYVYGGILGGTPTDDLAVFNAVSSTWTPVKTSGSLPPAMSGQSFALVGDQAFLFRCYEAGGDFSKDLHVLNTENLVWQKWEVKGESPAACSGQTLTAHHDKDVYLFGGKSTNADGTVACSNEIHKLSIAKMKWKVPLYVGIPPARRHGHTAFILHSHLYVFGGKNEEQEFNDLKVMKLINPSERQPVMKEILSEFGLQGVSHSFAPTKVPNVRYELSKGAPPGQSKSTTGNAQVLVHRDFSVVRDQAMKMIQAAFSLLDQEFQKLDREKSELSEAAAAARREEEAHRAHRRQEQQELQEMLDRHRSQNEAWLRARAEENDRERRELCRLREEVLQEQERLKEEQSSIQKRSEHLLSIMQQFKGM, from the exons ATGGCATTAGCCAGCGGCCACTGgctggagaaagagatgagggGGGAAGCCCCAAGTCCCAG ACACGGTCACTCTTTGGCCGTGGCGGGAAACGTCGCCTTTCTGTTCGGAGGCGCCTCCAGCGTCAACCGAGAGGTG GAGCCGCTTTACTTCAGCGACTTCTACATGCTGACAG TTTCTCCCGACGACGTGACGTGGGAGGAGATTCCTCAGAGTGGAGGAGTTCCCTCAGCCAGAGAAGGACACACTCTTTG TGTTGTGAAAGGGAAGCTGTATCTGTTCGGAGGAGCGTCCAGCCCCGACGCCGCTGAGTGTCTCCCGGGGGTCCACAGCTTTGACATAG TGTCTCTGACCTGGGATTGCTTAGCGATCAGCGGGGTGGCCCCCAGGACCCTTAGGCACAGCTCTGTCGCCGTCGGAGACAACATCTACGTGTACGGAGGCATTCTGGGAGGGACTCCGACCGACGACCTCGCGGTCTTCAACGCAG TGTCCTCCACCTGGACGCCGGTTAAAACCAGCGGGTCGCTGCCTCCCGCCAT gaGTGGCCAGAGTTTCGCTCTGGTTGGAGATCAGGCGTTCCTGTTCCGATGTTATGAAGCAGGTGGAGACTTCTCTAAAGACCTCCATGTTCTCAACACAG AGAACTTGGTGTGGCAGAAATGGGAGGTGAAGGGGGAGTCTCCCGCAGCCTGCAGTGGACAAACACTGACTGCACACCATGATAaa GACGTCTACCTGTTCGGTGGCAAAAGCACAAATGCGGACGGCACGGTGGCGTGCTCCAATGAAATCCATAAGCTCAGCATTG CCAAGATGAAGTGGAAGGTCCCTCTGTACGTCGGGATCCCCCCGGCCCGTCGCCACGGACACACCGCCTTCATCCTCCACAGCCAC CTGTACGTATTTGGAGGGAAGAATGAGGAGCAGGAGTTTAACGACCTGAAGGTGATGAAACTCATCAACCCCTCGGAGAGACAACCAG tgaTGAAGGAGATTCTGTCTGAGTTTGGCCTGCAGGGAGTCAGCCACAG CTTCGCTCCCACGAAGGTTCCCAACGTCCGCTACGAGCTGAGCAAGGGAGCCCCACCCGGCCAGTCAAAGAGCACCACGGGTAATGCGCAG gtgcTTGTCCACAGAGACTTCAGTGTAGTCCGGGATCAGGCCATGAAGATGATCCAGGCGGCCTTCTCTCTGCTGGACCAGGAGTTCCAGAAACTGGATCG aGAGAAGTCAGAGTTGTCTGAAGCTGCCGCCGCTGCGCGTAGAGAGGAAGAAGCTCACAGGGCCCACAGGCGGCAAGAGCAACAG gagctgcaggagatgCTGGACAGGCACCGCTCTCAAAACGAGGCGTGGCTCCGGGCGAGAGCCGAGGAGAACGACCGCGAGAGGAGGGAGCTCTGCAGACTCAGA GAGGAGGTGttgcaggagcaggagaggctgAAGGAGGAGCAGAGTAGCATCCAGAAACGCAGCGAACATCTTCTGTCCATCATGCAGCAGTTCAAAGGAATgtga
- the LOC139301286 gene encoding spindlin-1-like, whose product MKSTPGHRDTADAGHAGVSANMMKKKNPHKKHKSSLGPTTKVLSQPRRNIVGCRIQHVWKEGGGGHVVWKGTVLDQVPVNPSLYLIKYDGFDCVYGLELHKDERVQGLEVLPDRLAKSRLTDVSLADTMIGKAVEHMFETEEGPKEEWRGMVLARAPIMTTWFYITYEKDPVLYMYQLLDDYKEGDLRIMPDSNDSVPAEREPGEVVDSLVGKQVEYAKEDGGKRTGMVIHQVEAKPSVYFIKFDDDFLIYVYDLVKTS is encoded by the exons ATGAAGAGCACTCcgggacacagagacacagctgatgcag ggCATGCAGGTGTTTCTGCAAatatgatgaagaaaaagaatcctCACAA GAAACACAAGAGCAGCCTGGGCCCGACCACCAAAGTTCTGTCGCAGCCACGGCGCAACATCGTCGGCTGCAGGATCCAGCACGtctggaaggaaggaggaggaggacacgtGGTCTGGAAAGGAACAGTGCTCGACCAG GTGCCAGTGAACCCGTCTCTCTATCTGATAAAGTACGACGGGTTTGACTGCGTTTATGGTCTGGAGCTTCACAAAGACGAGAGGGTTCAGGGGCTGGAGGTGCTCCCTGACAGACTGG ctaaATCCCGTCTAACGGACGTCAGCCTAGCGGACACCATGATAGGCAAAGCGGTGGAGCACATGTTTGAGACGGAGGAGGGTCCgaaggaggagtggagggggatGGTGCTGGCCCGGGCTCCCATCATGACCACCTGGTTCTACATAACCTACGAGAAAGACCCTGTCCTCTACATGTACCAGCTGCTGGACGACTACAAAGAGGGAGACCTCCGCATCATGCCCGACTCCA ATGACAGCGTCCCGGCGGAGAGGGAACCTGGCGAGGTGGTGGACAGCCTGGTGGGTAAACAGGTCGAATATGCCAAAGAGGATGGCGGCAAACGAACGGGCATGGTCATCCACCAGGTGGAGGCCAAGCCCTCCGTCTACTTCATCAAATTTGACGACGACTTCCTCATTTACGTCTACGACCTGGTCAAAACTTCGTAA